The following is a genomic window from Gemmatimonadota bacterium.
GTATTGTGACTGCGTCAGACCGTCCGGACGGTGGGGACTTTACTGTCGTGGCACAGAATTCTAAATGACATGAACAAGTAGAATGGATATGTTTATGCATGCGCATTACGATTCACATCGACGACAACCTGCACGCGGAACTGAAGAACATCGCGGCACGTACCGGCAGGACGCTGACCGCCGTCATCCATGACGCGCTACAAGACTCCCTGTCACGCCGCCGCAACGCGAAACGGCCCCCGGTCAACCTGCGGGTGTTCCACGGGACAGGGGTCATGCCCGGGGTGGACCTGAACGACTCGGCCGCGCTCCTCGACCACATGGATGATGATCAAGGTCGACCACCGGCCATTTAGTCCACGGAGACAGAAACCTTGTCCGATCTCAAGACCCGGCCCACCGACGCGAGCGTCGAAGCATTCATTGACGCGGTGGACCATCCGCGCAGGCGCGAGGACGCGCGTACATTACTGGAACTCATGCAAAGGGTGACGGGCGAAGAACCCGTGATGTGGGGACCGTCGATCGTGGGGTACGGAAGCTACCACTACCGGTACGCGAGCGGACAGGAAGCCGACTGGCCCGTCGTGGGATTCTCGCCGCGCAAACAGAACCTGTCGATTTACATCATGACCGGGTTCGAAGAATCTGACGAGTTGCTTTCCCGCCTGGGCAAGCACAAGACCGGCAAGTCCTGCCTGTACGTCAACAAGCTGGCCGACGTGGACCTGGACGTGCTGGAAAGACTGGTGCGCGCGTCCGTCGCGGAGATGAAACGAAGGTATCCGAGCTGACCGGAGAGGCGTTCCGTAATCGCTGGCTCACCTCCCGTTCTGGACGGGTTTCGCCGGGTAACAAATAGTATAAGGAGGGCCCGATTAAGTTCGATGCAGTGACCGAGTATACTTGACAGATTTTGGTTTTGGGGTTATAATTGTGGACGATCTGAAATCTACATATGCCGTGAATCAAGGTGATTCAACGGCGAAACTCTTAAACGGAGGAATCCAATGCGAGGTATATTCGTACTGCTGACCATGACCCTGGTCATGGGATGCGCAACCGAACCTGCGAACTTCGAGGAACTCGTGGAGCGGTTGAACGAGACAGAGCAGGAAATCCGCGCCAAGCAGGAAGAGATCCAGACGACGATATCGACGTTCATCGCATCTAATCCCGAGAGGCAGGTCGATGCGGAATCGTTGACCAATATGGCGCTGAATCCCGAACACGAAGCCGTCTTGAACGAAATGCTGGCCGGCGAGGAGGACGTTTCGTACCGCGGTCTCGTGCAGGAGATCATCGATACCCGGGGCGAGGTCGCGGAGCTGCAGCAGCAGATGCAGGACCTTCGAGACGATCTGCCCGCGCCTTATACGGTTGAGCGCGGCGACTCCCACATCCAGGTCGCCCTGCAGTACCTCATGGAGAATCACGGCCTATCGACGGCCGAAGCCCGCGACGTGGTTGAGCAGACCGCGTTGGTGGAGGACCTGAACGTCGGCAACCAGATCTGGTTGCTTTACAAGGACGGCATCCTCGGAACCTACGTGACGCAGGGCACGTCCGACATGTCGCCGGGCCGCGCGCAACGCATCGCCAGGGCGCGCATCAACCGTACCATCGCGACGCTGACCGACGAGCGCGACGCGGCCGAGGCACGGGCGGCTTTCATCGCCGATTCGCTGGGCCAGGTCAAGGACATGCTCGAAGAGCGGATCGTGTTCCTGCGCAGCGAAGAAGAGCGCCTCAATGGACAGATCGCGATGCTGACCGACGCCCGCGACGAGGCGCTGGCACAGCGGGACATGGAGGAACAGGCGAAGCTTGCGGCCGAGATGAAGCTGAACTCCATTTTCTTCGCCGTGAACACCATGGACCACTGGAAAGACTCGATGGTCATCAAGGATCCGTTCTTCGGCGGCCCCCGCGTGGAATCACTCTCCGGCGTGGATTTTTCCCAGTCCCAGGACCTGCGTGAAGGCACGGTACTCACGATCGAACGCTCGGCCTTCCCATCGCTGGACAGTATCAAGAAGGTGGACGTTTTCCCGCGCACCTTCAGGGACGGCCAGGACTATGTCGTCGCATTCCATCCCTCGGGCGACCGGGTATCCATCGAACTGCTCGTGCCGGATAACTTCGCCGGCCAGAACGTGCTGTTCGCCCTGAGAGACTAACGACCAGATTCCCATCGAACAGCTTGAATCATCTATACGCATCGCAGAAACGAAGGCGGGTGGCAGGCAGTCAGGCAACCCGCCTTCGCCTGCTTAGGAGCCGGGTTGCATGCAGTGGAAACAGGTACGTATCGTTCTTATTCTCGTTGTAATCTTCACCGCACTTTGGTACGTCTATCCTTCCGTAAGAACATCTGACTACTGGCAATACGCCCCCGTTCAGAACGCCCTTACCCCGGAACAGATCGATGCGATCGATGCGGATCCGCTCCTGACCGAAGCGGACCGGGCGCAGCTCAAGGAACTGAATCTCACCAAGGCCGAACGCGACCTGCTCCAGGACCAGTCCATCCGCCAGGGTCTCGACCTCCAGGGCGGCGTGCACATCAAGCTCGAGGTGGACAAGTCCAACCTGCCGGAGGAGGAAGCCGTAGACGTCGTGGAACGGGCGATGCAGGTCATCTCGAACCGCGTCAACGAATTCGGCGTCACCGAACCGATCATCCAGCAGGAGGGCGAAGACCGCATCATCGTCGAGCTGCCGGGGCTCAGGGACATCGACCGGGCCATGACGCTGATCAACCAGACCGCCCAGCTGGAGTTCAGGCTGCTGCGCGAAGGCAGCGAGCTTCGTTCGGTCGTCGAGCGCATCGACGCCCTGCTGGCAGCCCGCGATACCACGAGCGTCCCGGCGGATACGAGCGCCCTGATTCCCGAAGCGAACGTCACGGCGGAACGCAACCCCTTCCTGTCTTTGATCGACCTCTCCGACAACGAGATCATCGTACCGGCGAGCAATACCGCCCGCGTAGACGAAATCCTGGCACAACCCCAGGTGCAGAGCTTCATACCGGCCG
Proteins encoded in this region:
- a CDS encoding CopG family transcriptional regulator, producing the protein MRITIHIDDNLHAELKNIAARTGRTLTAVIHDALQDSLSRRRNAKRPPVNLRVFHGTGVMPGVDLNDSAALLDHMDDDQGRPPAI
- a CDS encoding DUF1801 domain-containing protein encodes the protein MSDLKTRPTDASVEAFIDAVDHPRRREDARTLLELMQRVTGEEPVMWGPSIVGYGSYHYRYASGQEADWPVVGFSPRKQNLSIYIMTGFEESDELLSRLGKHKTGKSCLYVNKLADVDLDVLERLVRASVAEMKRRYPS